Proteins from one Mercurialis annua linkage group LG7, ddMerAnnu1.2, whole genome shotgun sequence genomic window:
- the LOC126657410 gene encoding indole-3-acetic acid-amido synthetase GH3.10, whose product MESRPETVSRNCNNGSCDIISWFEEVSENAGRVQTETLGRILEQNYGVEYLKKWFGDIKIQEMEASELECLYTSLVPLASHADLDPYIQRIADGDITPLLTQHPITTLSLSSGTTEGRQKFVPFTHHSSQTTLQIFSLAAAYRSRVYPIKEGGKILELIYSSKQLKSKGGLTLGTATTHYYASKEFKMKQEKIKSFTCSPPEVIFSDGDYKQITYCHLLLGLYFSEEVEFITSTFAYSIVQAFTSFEDYWKEICNDIKEATLSSRITSPNLRKAVLDIITCTNRCLASRIEENCKNLESEDWFGLIRKLWPNAKYVYSIMTGSMQPYLKKLRHYGSGLPLVSADYGSTESWIGVNVDPCLAPENVTFAVIPTFSYFEFIPLYRQNKDCSYAIDDFVEDEAVPLAKVKVGQEYEIVVTTFTGLYRYRLGDVVEVAGFHKNTPKLNFICRRKLILTVNIDKNTEKDLQLVVEKGSQLLSKNTKAELIDFTSHANVLSQPGHYIIYWEIKGEVVEEVLEECCTEMDESFVDHGYVVSRKAHSIGPLELCIVEKGTFKKILDHFIGNGAALSQFKTPRCTSNQFLLRILDVSTIRRFHSTAYA is encoded by the exons ATGGAATCAAGACCGGAAACTGTAAGCAGAAACTGTAATAATGGAAGCTGTGACATTATTAGTTGGTTCGAAGAAGTATCGGAAAATGCGGGGCGAGTACAAACGGAGACTCTTGGCCGGATTCTTGAACAGAACTACGGTGTAGAATATCTAAAGAAATGGTTCGGAGATATAAAAATTCAAGAAATGGAAGCAAGTGAATTAGAATGTTTGTACACTTCTCTGGTTCCTCTTGCTTCTCATGCAGATTTAGATCCTTATATTCAAAGAATTGCAGATGGAGACATTACTCCTTTACTCACTCAACACCCTATAACTACTCTTTCTTTAAG CTCCGGTACCACAGAAGGAAGACAGAAATTTGTTCCTTTCACTCACCACAGCTCTCAAACTACTcttcaaatttttagtttagCAGCTGCTTATAGATCaag AGTTTATCCAATAAAAGAAGGAGGGAAGATCCTAGAATTAATATACAGCAGCAAACAGTTAAAATCAAAAGGAGGATTAACACTCGGAACAGCAACAACTCATTATTACGCAAGTAAAGAGTTTAAGATGAAGCAAGAAAAAATCAAATCCTTTACATGTAGTCCACCGGAAGTAATATTTTCGGATGGCGATTACAAGCAAATCACATACTGTCATCTTCTACTCGGCCTCTATTTCTCCGAAGAAGTCGAGTTCATAACCTCAACTTTCGCGTACAGCATTGTCCAAGCGTTCACATCATTCGAAGATTACTGGAAAGAGATTTGTAACGACATTAAAGAAGCAACTTTAAGTTCAAGAATTACTTCTCCGAATTTACGGAAAGCCGTCTTGGATATAATTACATGTACGAATCGATGTTTAGCTTCAAGAATCGAAGAAAACTGCAAGAATCTCGAGAGTGaagattggtttggtttgattcgaAAGCTGTGGCCTAATGCGAAGTATGTGTACTCAATTATGACCGGTTCGATGCAGCCATACTTGAAAAAACTAAGGCATTATGGTTCCGGGTTACCGTTAGTGAGCGCTGACTATGGATCGACGGAGAGTTGGATTGGAGTTAATGTGGATCCTTGTTTGGCTCCGGAGAATGTTACTTTTGCAGTGATACCAACTTTTTCTTACTTTGAATTTATTCCACTTTACAGACAAAATAAAGATTGTAGTTACGCCATTGATGATTTTGTTGAAGATGAGGCGGTTCCACTTGCTAAGGTCAAGGTTGGTCAGGAGTATGAGATTGTTGTCACTACTTTTACAG GATTGTATAGATACAGACTAGGTGATGTAGTAGAAGTGGCCGGTTTCCACAAAAATACCCCAAAATTAAACTTCATATGCAGAAGAAAGCTAATTCTAACAGTAAACATTGACAAAAACACAGAAAAAGACCTTCAACTAGTAGTAGAAAAAGGGTCTCAGCTACTCAGCAAGAACACCAAAGCAGAGCTCATAGATTTCACCAGCCATGCAAATGTACTGAGTCAACCCGGTCACTACATAATTTACTGGGAAATCAAAGGAGAAGTTGTAGAAGAAGTTCTTGAAGAATGCTGCACAGAAATGGACGAATCGTTCGTCGATCATGGCTATGTTGTTTCGAGAAAAGCTCATTCAATCGGACCGCTCGAGCTTTGTATTGTGGAGAAGGGAACTTTCAAGAAAATATTGGACCATTTTATCGGAAATGGAGCTGCATTGAGCCAGTTTAAGACTCCTAGATGCACTAGTAATCAGTTTCTTTTGAGAATTCTTGATGTGTCTACTATTAGAAGGTTTCATAGTACTGCTTATGCCTAA